One genomic region from Streptomyces sp. NBC_00457 encodes:
- a CDS encoding MoaD/ThiS family protein: MSVSVRIPTILRTYTGGAAEVSAEGSTLADVISDLEKNHTGIAARILDDQGKLRRFVNVYVNDDDVRFEQGLETATPDGAGVSIIPAVAGG; this comes from the coding sequence ATGAGCGTTAGCGTCCGCATCCCTACCATCCTGCGCACCTACACCGGCGGTGCGGCCGAGGTCTCCGCCGAAGGCAGCACCCTCGCCGACGTCATCTCCGACCTGGAGAAGAACCACACCGGCATCGCCGCCCGCATCCTCGACGACCAGGGGAAGCTGCGGCGGTTCGTCAACGTGTACGTCAATGACGACGACGTCCGGTTCGAGCAGGGGCTGGAGACGGCGACGCCGGACGGGGCCGGTGTCTCGATCATTCCGGCGGTCGCGGGCGGCTGA
- the groL gene encoding chaperonin GroEL (60 kDa chaperone family; promotes refolding of misfolded polypeptides especially under stressful conditions; forms two stacked rings of heptamers to form a barrel-shaped 14mer; ends can be capped by GroES; misfolded proteins enter the barrel where they are refolded when GroES binds), with translation MAKIIAFDEEARRGLERGMNQLADAVKVTLGPKGRNVVLEKKWGAPTITNDGVSIAKEIELEDPYEKIGAELVKEVAKKTDDVAGDGTTTATVLAQALVKEGLRNVAAGANPMALKRGIEKAVEAVSAALLDQAKDVETKEQIASTASISAADTQIGELIAEAMDKVGKEGVITVEESQTFGLELELTEGMRFDKGYISAYFATDMERMEAVLDDPYILIANSKISSVKDLLPLLEKVMQSGKPLLIIAEDVEGEALSTLVVNKIRGTFKSVAVKAPGFGDRRKAMLGDIAILTGGEVISEEVGLKLENATLDLLGRARKVVITKDETTIVDGSGSADQVAGRVNQIRAEIENSDSDYDREKLQERLAKLAGGVAVIKAGAATEVELKERKHRIEDAVRNAKAAVEEGIVAGGGVALLQASTVFEKLELEGDELTGANAVKLALEAPLKQIAVNGGLEGGVIVEKVRNLPVGHGLNAATGEYVDMIAEGIIDPAKVTRSALQNAASIAALFLTTEAVIADKPEKASAGAGAGGGMPGGDMDF, from the coding sequence ATGGCCAAGATCATCGCGTTCGACGAGGAGGCACGGCGCGGTCTCGAGCGCGGGATGAACCAGCTCGCCGACGCCGTCAAGGTCACCCTTGGCCCCAAGGGCCGGAACGTCGTCCTCGAGAAGAAGTGGGGCGCCCCCACGATCACCAACGATGGTGTTTCCATCGCCAAGGAGATCGAGCTCGAGGACCCGTACGAGAAGATCGGCGCCGAGCTGGTCAAGGAAGTCGCCAAGAAGACGGACGACGTCGCCGGCGACGGTACGACCACGGCGACCGTGCTCGCTCAGGCCCTGGTCAAGGAAGGCCTGCGCAACGTAGCCGCAGGCGCCAACCCGATGGCCCTCAAGCGCGGTATCGAGAAGGCCGTCGAGGCCGTCTCCGCTGCCCTGCTCGACCAGGCCAAGGACGTGGAGACCAAGGAGCAGATCGCTTCGACCGCCTCCATCTCCGCCGCCGACACCCAGATCGGCGAGCTCATCGCCGAGGCCATGGACAAGGTCGGCAAGGAAGGCGTCATCACCGTCGAGGAGTCCCAGACCTTCGGTCTGGAGCTGGAGCTCACCGAGGGTATGCGCTTCGACAAGGGCTACATCTCGGCGTACTTCGCCACCGACATGGAGCGTATGGAGGCCGTCCTCGACGACCCGTACATCCTGATCGCCAACTCCAAGATCTCCTCGGTCAAGGACCTGCTCCCGCTCCTGGAGAAGGTCATGCAGTCGGGCAAGCCGCTGCTGATCATCGCCGAGGACGTCGAGGGCGAGGCTCTGTCGACCCTGGTCGTCAACAAGATCCGCGGCACCTTCAAGTCCGTCGCCGTCAAGGCTCCGGGCTTCGGTGACCGCCGCAAGGCCATGCTCGGCGACATCGCCATCCTCACGGGCGGCGAGGTCATCTCCGAGGAGGTCGGCCTCAAGCTGGAGAACGCGACCCTGGACCTCCTGGGCCGCGCCCGCAAGGTCGTCATCACCAAGGACGAGACCACCATCGTCGACGGCTCCGGCTCCGCCGACCAGGTCGCCGGCCGGGTCAACCAGATCCGCGCCGAGATCGAGAACAGCGACTCGGACTACGACCGCGAGAAGCTCCAGGAGCGTCTGGCGAAGCTGGCCGGCGGCGTGGCCGTCATCAAGGCCGGTGCCGCCACCGAGGTCGAGCTCAAGGAGCGCAAGCACCGCATCGAGGACGCCGTTCGCAACGCGAAGGCGGCCGTCGAGGAGGGCATCGTCGCCGGTGGTGGCGTGGCCCTGCTCCAGGCCTCCACGGTCTTCGAGAAGCTGGAGCTGGAGGGTGACGAACTGACCGGCGCCAACGCCGTGAAGCTCGCCCTGGAGGCCCCGCTCAAGCAGATCGCCGTCAACGGTGGTCTCGAGGGCGGCGTCATCGTCGAGAAGGTGCGCAACCTGCCCGTCGGCCACGGCCTGAACGCCGCGACCGGTGAGTACGTCGACATGATCGCCGAAGGCATCATCGACCCGGCGAAGGTGACCCGTTCCGCTCTGCAGAACGCCGCCTCCATCGCCGCGCTGTTCCTCACCACCGAGGCCGTCATCGCCGACAAGCCGGAGAAGGCCTCGGCCGGCGCCGGCGCCGGCGGCGGCATGCCGGGCGGTGACATGGACTTCTGA
- the murQ gene encoding N-acetylmuramic acid 6-phosphate etherase produces MTSASPQRDVRAELESLTTEAFRPELSEIDQLPTLEIARLMNGEDATVPTAVAAKLPQIAAAIDAVAERMTRGGRLVYAGAGTAGRLGVLDASECPPTFNTDPSQVVGLIAGGPAAMVTSVEGAEDSAELARRDLDGLGLTALDTVVGVSASGRTPYAVGAVEHARQLGALTVGLACNADSALAAAADHGIEIVVGPELVTGSTRLKAGTAQKLVLNMLSTITMIRLGKTYGNLMVDVRASNEKLRARSRRIVALATGASDEEIEAALAATDGEVKNAILTILTGADGPTAARLLEESGGHLRAALAAARG; encoded by the coding sequence ATGACCTCCGCCTCTCCCCAGCGCGACGTCCGTGCCGAGTTGGAATCGCTGACCACGGAAGCCTTCCGGCCCGAACTCTCCGAGATCGATCAGCTGCCGACCCTGGAGATCGCGCGGCTGATGAACGGCGAGGACGCGACCGTCCCCACCGCCGTCGCCGCGAAACTCCCGCAGATCGCCGCCGCCATCGATGCCGTGGCCGAACGGATGACCCGTGGCGGCCGGCTCGTCTACGCCGGTGCGGGCACCGCCGGCCGCCTCGGTGTCCTGGACGCCTCCGAGTGCCCGCCCACCTTCAACACCGACCCCTCCCAGGTCGTGGGCCTGATCGCGGGCGGCCCTGCGGCCATGGTCACCTCAGTCGAGGGCGCCGAGGACTCCGCCGAGCTGGCGAGACGGGACCTCGACGGGCTCGGCCTGACCGCTCTCGACACCGTCGTCGGCGTCTCCGCCTCCGGCCGCACCCCGTACGCCGTCGGCGCCGTGGAGCACGCCCGGCAGCTGGGCGCCCTGACCGTCGGCCTGGCGTGCAACGCGGACAGCGCGCTCGCGGCGGCTGCCGATCACGGCATCGAGATCGTCGTAGGGCCGGAGTTGGTGACCGGATCCACCCGCCTCAAGGCGGGCACGGCGCAGAAACTCGTGCTCAACATGCTGTCGACGATCACGATGATCCGGCTGGGCAAGACGTACGGGAACCTGATGGTCGACGTACGCGCCTCGAACGAGAAGCTGCGCGCCCGCTCCCGCCGTATCGTCGCCCTCGCCACCGGCGCGTCGGACGAGGAGATCGAGGCCGCGCTGGCGGCCACGGACGGCGAGGTGAAGAACGCGATCCTGACCATCCTCACCGGCGCAGACGGCCCGACGGCCGCCCGCCTTCTGGAGGAGTCCGGCGGCCATCTGCGCGCCGCGCTGGCGGCGGCGAGGGGCTAG
- a CDS encoding DinB family protein has protein sequence MTETTHTTATATATATDERADLLEALAKQRYFLRFTTRDLTDEQAGQRTTASELCLGGLIKHVTSAERNWVDFILNGPSPTDDFTAMTEADYARRADEFRMLPGETLEGVLAEYEEVARRTDELVAALPDLNAAHPLPKAPWFEADARWSARRTLLHIIAETAQHAGHADIIRESLDGAKSMG, from the coding sequence ATGACTGAGACCACGCACACCACCGCCACCGCCACCGCCACCGCCACCGACGAGCGCGCCGACCTGCTGGAAGCGCTGGCCAAGCAGCGGTACTTCCTGCGCTTCACCACCCGCGACCTCACCGACGAACAGGCCGGTCAGCGCACCACCGCCAGCGAACTGTGCCTGGGCGGCCTGATCAAGCACGTCACGTCGGCGGAGCGGAACTGGGTGGACTTCATCCTGAACGGCCCCTCGCCGACGGACGACTTCACCGCCATGACCGAGGCCGACTATGCGCGACGGGCCGACGAGTTCCGCATGCTGCCCGGCGAGACGCTGGAGGGCGTGCTGGCGGAGTACGAGGAAGTGGCCCGCCGGACAGACGAGTTGGTCGCCGCCCTGCCCGACCTGAACGCGGCCCATCCGCTGCCCAAGGCCCCGTGGTTCGAAGCCGACGCTCGATGGTCGGCCCGCAGGACGCTGCTGCACATCATCGCCGAGACGGCCCAGCACGCCGGCCACGCCGACATCATCCGCGAGTCCCTGGACGGCGCGAAGAGCATGGGCTGA
- a CDS encoding PTS transporter subunit EIIC, giving the protein MHTPHTPHTPASTAAALLPLVGGPTNITSVAHCMTRLRLGLADRSLVDDEAVRSVPGVLGVVADDDTYQIVLGPGVVARVTPEFEALVTQAAQLASYGGELRENQRQRNATPLKQTLRRIANIFVPLIPALIGCGILAGVNGLLLNAGWLPGLTPALTAIAAAFMALISVFVGYNTAKEFGGTPVLGGAVAAIVVYPGVAKVTAFGVTLAPGQGGVLGALAAALLGTYIEKWCRARVPETLDVLLTPTLTVLLSGLATLYGLMYAAGEISTAVGTAANWLLTTTGALAGLILGGLFLPLVMLGLHQALIPVHVTLIDQQGHTTLLPILAMAGAGQVGAALAVYVRLRHDTSIRTTIKSALPAGLLGVGEPLIYGVSLPLGRPFLTACVGGAAGGGFVGLFAMLGERVGATAIGPSGWALFPLLAGDGGWAVTVAVYAGGLVTGYGVGFAATYMFGGLSAPEGARGTARPAPTGPQMTE; this is encoded by the coding sequence ATGCACACCCCGCACACCCCGCACACCCCCGCGAGCACGGCCGCCGCCCTCCTCCCCCTGGTCGGCGGCCCCACGAACATCACCTCCGTCGCCCACTGCATGACCCGCCTCCGCCTGGGCCTCGCCGACCGCTCCCTGGTCGACGACGAAGCCGTACGGTCCGTGCCCGGCGTCCTGGGCGTGGTCGCCGACGACGACACGTACCAGATCGTGCTGGGGCCGGGGGTCGTGGCGAGGGTGACGCCGGAGTTCGAGGCGCTGGTGACGCAGGCTGCTCAACTGGCTTCATATGGAGGTGAGTTGAGAGAGAATCAGCGACAGCGCAACGCGACCCCCCTCAAGCAGACCCTCCGCCGCATCGCAAACATCTTCGTCCCCCTCATCCCCGCCCTCATCGGCTGCGGCATCCTCGCTGGCGTCAACGGCCTGCTCCTGAACGCCGGTTGGCTGCCCGGCCTCACCCCCGCCCTCACCGCCATCGCCGCCGCCTTCATGGCCCTGATCTCGGTCTTCGTCGGCTACAACACGGCGAAGGAGTTCGGCGGCACACCGGTGCTGGGCGGGGCGGTGGCGGCGATCGTCGTGTATCCCGGGGTGGCGAAGGTGACGGCGTTCGGGGTCACCCTCGCTCCCGGCCAGGGCGGAGTGCTGGGCGCGCTGGCGGCGGCGCTGCTGGGGACGTACATCGAGAAGTGGTGCCGCGCCCGCGTCCCCGAGACCCTCGACGTCCTCCTCACCCCCACCCTGACCGTCCTCCTCTCCGGCCTGGCCACGCTCTACGGCCTCATGTACGCGGCCGGCGAGATCTCCACCGCCGTCGGCACCGCCGCGAACTGGCTCCTCACGACGACCGGCGCGCTCGCCGGCCTGATCCTGGGCGGCCTCTTCCTCCCTCTCGTCATGCTCGGCCTCCACCAGGCCCTCATCCCCGTCCACGTGACCCTGATCGACCAGCAGGGCCACACCACCCTGCTCCCCATCCTCGCCATGGCCGGCGCGGGCCAGGTCGGCGCGGCCCTCGCGGTGTACGTCCGGCTGCGCCACGACACCTCCATCCGGACGACGATCAAGTCGGCCCTCCCAGCAGGCCTGTTGGGCGTCGGAGAACCCCTGATCTACGGCGTCTCCCTCCCGCTGGGCCGCCCCTTCCTGACCGCCTGCGTGGGCGGGGCAGCGGGCGGCGGCTTCGTGGGCCTGTTCGCGATGCTCGGGGAGCGGGTGGGGGCGACGGCGATCGGCCCGTCGGGCTGGGCACTGTTTCCGCTGCTGGCGGGGGACGGGGGTTGGGCGGTGACGGTGGCGGTGTATGCGGGCGGCCTGGTGACGGGGTACGGGGTGGGATTCGCGGCCACGTACATGTTCGGCGGCTTGAGCGCCCCCGAAGGGGCGCGGGGAACTGCGCGACCAGCCCCCACCGGCCCGCAGATGACCGAGTAG
- a CDS encoding type II toxin-antitoxin system Phd/YefM family antitoxin, translating into MDTYALVEARNQLGQLVGRVRHGQEHILITEYGKPAAALIPISELEELQRLRDEADIAEARAREAAPSGPSMLHDEFMAQLETEDRQEAAS; encoded by the coding sequence ATGGACACGTACGCGCTTGTGGAAGCCCGCAACCAGCTCGGCCAGCTGGTCGGCCGGGTCCGGCACGGCCAGGAGCACATCCTGATCACCGAGTACGGCAAGCCTGCCGCCGCCCTCATCCCGATAAGCGAACTGGAAGAGCTCCAGCGATTGCGCGACGAGGCAGACATCGCCGAAGCACGAGCTCGTGAAGCGGCTCCATCCGGTCCATCGATGCTCCACGACGAGTTCATGGCGCAACTGGAGACCGAGGACCGCCAAGAGGCCGCTTCATGA
- a CDS encoding cold-shock protein yields the protein MAQGTVKWFNAEKGYGFIAVDGGADVFVHYSAIQMDGYRTLEEGQRVDFEISQGQKGPQADMVRLATS from the coding sequence ATGGCTCAGGGCACCGTCAAGTGGTTCAACGCGGAGAAGGGGTACGGCTTCATCGCGGTCGACGGTGGTGCGGATGTATTCGTCCACTACAGCGCGATTCAGATGGACGGCTACCGCACCCTGGAAGAAGGTCAGCGAGTCGATTTCGAGATCTCGCAGGGCCAGAAGGGGCCGCAGGCGGACATGGTCCGTCTCGCGACCAGCTGA
- a CDS encoding aldo/keto reductase produces the protein MSSAAMTTFQIGGNLEVGRLGFGAMHLPTEPADARDAAIAVARRAVELGVTLIDTAHMYGWGANEELLAEALHPYPDDLLVATKVGISRVDGEWQQDASPAGLRAGVDAALRRLRLDRIELLQLHRIDPKIPVTDQVGTLSELVTEGKVGRIGLSEVTVTELAEARTVADIAGVQNRYNLLDREHEPVLEACEAADIAFLPWRPVAHGTSHTTAEIAAVATETGATATQVMLAWLLAHSPVMLPIPGTAKTAHLEENVAAAELELTEEQMARLDKLHTA, from the coding sequence ATGTCATCCGCAGCAATGACCACATTTCAGATCGGCGGCAATTTAGAGGTGGGCCGGCTCGGATTCGGGGCGATGCACCTACCCACCGAACCGGCGGACGCCCGAGACGCAGCGATCGCGGTCGCACGACGAGCCGTCGAACTCGGCGTCACCCTGATCGACACGGCCCACATGTACGGCTGGGGCGCGAACGAGGAGCTGCTCGCCGAGGCCCTGCACCCATACCCCGATGACCTCCTCGTCGCCACAAAGGTCGGCATCTCCCGGGTCGACGGCGAGTGGCAGCAGGACGCCAGCCCCGCCGGGCTGCGCGCGGGCGTCGACGCGGCCCTGCGCCGACTCCGCCTCGACCGCATCGAACTCCTCCAACTCCACCGCATCGACCCGAAGATCCCGGTGACCGACCAGGTCGGCACGCTCAGCGAGCTGGTGACCGAGGGCAAGGTCGGCCGGATCGGCCTCTCCGAAGTCACGGTCACCGAACTCGCCGAAGCACGGACCGTCGCCGACATCGCCGGCGTCCAGAACCGCTACAACCTGCTCGACCGCGAGCACGAGCCCGTCCTGGAGGCCTGCGAGGCAGCGGACATCGCCTTCCTCCCGTGGCGCCCCGTCGCCCACGGCACCTCGCACACGACCGCCGAGATCGCCGCCGTAGCGACCGAGACCGGCGCCACGGCGACGCAGGTGATGCTGGCCTGGCTCCTCGCACACTCGCCGGTGATGCTGCCGATTCCGGGGACGGCGAAGACGGCTCACCTGGAGGAGAACGTGGCGGCGGCGGAGCTGGAACTCACGGAGGAGCAGATGGCACGCCTGGACAAGCTCCACACCGCGTAA
- the thrC gene encoding threonine synthase — MAAQTVASTTPAVDLGPAAALSCRECGHRVPLGPVFACEECFGPLEIAYDFSAYDAEELRKQIEAGPANIWRYAPLLPVPADVADKPNINPGWTKLVKADNLARELGVDAGKLFIKDDSGNPTHSFKDRVVAQAIEAARAFNFTTLSCSSTGNLAGAVGAAAARAGFRSCVFIPHDLEQGKVVMAAVYGGELVGIEGNYDDVNRFCSELIGDPAGEGWGFVNVNLRPYYAEGSKTLAYEICEQLGWQLPDQLVVPIASGSQLTKIDKGLQELIKLGLVEDKPYKIFGAQAEGCSPVSVAFKGGHDVVRPQKPNTIAKSLAIGNPADGPYVLDIARRTGGAVEDVTDEQVVDAIKLLARTEGIFAETAGGVTVGVAKKLIEDGVLDPTLTTVVLNTGDGLKTLDAVAGTGLTATIRPNLESFRDAGLG, encoded by the coding sequence ATGGCTGCGCAGACAGTTGCAAGCACCACCCCCGCCGTCGACCTCGGCCCCGCCGCGGCGCTCTCGTGCCGCGAATGCGGTCACCGAGTACCCCTCGGCCCGGTCTTCGCCTGCGAGGAGTGTTTCGGCCCGCTCGAGATCGCCTACGACTTCTCGGCCTACGACGCCGAAGAGCTCCGCAAGCAGATCGAGGCGGGACCCGCGAACATCTGGCGGTACGCACCGCTGCTGCCCGTCCCCGCGGACGTGGCCGACAAGCCCAACATCAACCCGGGCTGGACCAAGCTCGTCAAGGCCGACAACCTCGCGCGCGAGCTGGGTGTCGACGCCGGCAAGCTCTTCATCAAGGACGACTCCGGCAACCCGACGCACTCCTTCAAGGACCGCGTCGTCGCCCAGGCCATCGAGGCCGCGCGTGCGTTCAACTTCACCACCCTGTCCTGCTCCTCCACGGGCAACCTGGCCGGTGCGGTGGGCGCCGCGGCGGCCCGCGCCGGCTTCCGCTCCTGCGTGTTCATCCCGCACGACCTGGAGCAGGGCAAGGTCGTCATGGCCGCGGTCTACGGCGGTGAGCTCGTCGGCATCGAGGGCAACTACGACGACGTGAACCGCTTCTGCTCCGAACTGATCGGCGACCCGGCCGGCGAGGGCTGGGGCTTCGTCAACGTCAACCTGCGGCCGTACTACGCGGAAGGGTCCAAGACCCTGGCGTACGAGATCTGCGAGCAGCTCGGCTGGCAGCTGCCCGACCAGCTCGTCGTCCCCATCGCCTCCGGCTCGCAGCTCACGAAGATCGACAAGGGTCTGCAGGAGCTGATCAAGCTCGGGCTCGTCGAGGACAAGCCGTACAAGATCTTCGGCGCGCAGGCCGAGGGCTGCTCGCCGGTGTCCGTCGCCTTCAAGGGCGGGCACGACGTCGTACGGCCGCAGAAGCCGAACACGATCGCCAAGTCGCTGGCGATCGGTAACCCGGCGGACGGTCCCTATGTCCTGGACATCGCTCGCCGTACCGGCGGTGCGGTGGAGGACGTGACGGACGAGCAGGTCGTCGATGCGATCAAGTTGCTGGCGCGGACGGAAGGCATCTTCGCGGAGACCGCCGGTGGCGTGACGGTGGGCGTCGCGAAGAAGCTCATCGAGGACGGTGTCCTCGACCCGACCCTCACCACTGTGGTCCTCAACACCGGTGATGGTCTCAAGACGCTGGACGCGGTGGCCGGTACGGGGCTGACTGCGACCATTCGTCCCAACCTGGAGTCGTTCCGGGACGCTGGTCTCGGCTGA
- a CDS encoding type II toxin-antitoxin system RelE family toxin encodes MTYAVVWENHAMNEFRRLRTADPVGAKATAAAVRALADDPRPEAARALGGSGYYRLHVGQWRVLYRPDDDTVTVHVLKVGRST; translated from the coding sequence ATGACGTACGCCGTGGTGTGGGAGAACCACGCCATGAACGAGTTCCGGCGGCTCCGCACCGCCGACCCCGTGGGCGCCAAGGCGACTGCCGCAGCGGTACGCGCACTCGCCGACGACCCTCGCCCGGAGGCGGCCCGCGCCTTGGGCGGCTCCGGCTACTACCGGCTGCACGTTGGACAGTGGCGTGTGCTGTACCGACCGGACGACGACACCGTCACCGTCCACGTACTGAAGGTGGGCCGCAGCACCTGA
- a CDS encoding MurR/RpiR family transcriptional regulator, with amino-acid sequence MTQEVKEIFGAGAPPAPAALAAKVRTLAPSMTRSMQRVAEAVAQDPAGCAALTVTGLAELTGTSEATVVRTARLLGYPGYRDLRLALAGLAAQQQSGRAPALTTDIAVDDPIADVVAKLAYDEQQTLADTAAGLDTVQLGAAVAALASARRADVYGVGASGLVAQDLTQKLLRIGLIAHAHSDPHLAVTNAVQLRGGDVAIAITHSGSTGDVIEPLRVAFEHGATTIAITGRPDGPVSQYADHVLTTSTARESELRPAAMSSRTSQLLVVDCLFIGVAQRTYETAAPALSASYEALAHRHRNGSR; translated from the coding sequence GTGACCCAGGAAGTGAAGGAAATTTTCGGAGCCGGCGCGCCCCCCGCGCCCGCCGCTCTCGCGGCCAAGGTGCGCACCCTCGCCCCCTCGATGACCCGTTCCATGCAGCGCGTCGCCGAAGCCGTCGCCCAGGACCCGGCCGGCTGCGCCGCCCTCACGGTCACCGGCCTCGCCGAACTCACCGGCACCAGCGAGGCGACCGTCGTCCGCACCGCCCGTCTGCTCGGCTACCCCGGCTACCGGGATCTGCGCCTCGCCCTCGCCGGGCTCGCCGCACAGCAGCAGTCCGGGCGCGCACCCGCGCTCACCACCGACATCGCCGTCGACGACCCGATCGCCGACGTGGTCGCCAAGCTCGCCTACGACGAGCAGCAGACCCTCGCGGACACGGCGGCCGGGCTGGACACGGTGCAGCTGGGGGCCGCGGTGGCGGCGTTGGCCTCCGCGCGCCGGGCCGATGTGTACGGCGTCGGAGCGTCCGGGTTGGTGGCGCAGGACCTCACCCAGAAGCTGCTGCGGATAGGGCTGATAGCCCACGCGCACAGCGATCCGCACCTCGCCGTGACGAACGCGGTGCAGCTGCGCGGCGGTGATGTGGCGATCGCGATCACGCACTCCGGGTCCACGGGGGACGTCATCGAGCCGCTCAGGGTCGCGTTCGAGCACGGGGCCACGACGATCGCGATCACCGGGCGGCCGGACGGTCCGGTGTCGCAGTACGCGGATCATGTGCTGACGACGTCCACGGCCCGGGAGAGTGAATTGCGGCCCGCCGCGATGTCGTCCCGCACGAGTCAGCTCCTCGTCGTGGACTGCCTGTTCATCGGGGTCGCACAGCGGACGTACGAGACGGCTGCGCCCGCGTTGTCGGCGTCTTATGAGGCGCTGGCGCATCGGCATCGGAACGGTTCGCGGTAG
- a CDS encoding MFS transporter → MSDALARPAEAAGSSPTARKAWEGPPSPRPNAVVAVLAFAGIVVALMQTLVIPIVPELPKLLDAPASDTAWAVTATLLAAAVATPVVGRLGDMFGKRRMLLVSVVMLIAGSVVCALSESLVPMVVGRVLQGLAAGVIPLGISIMRDELPAERLGSATAMMSASLGVGGALGLPTAALIADNFDWHTLFWTSAALGVVALGLVLMLVPESKVRTGGRFDLVGGLGMAAGLVCLLLAISKGADWGWGSATTIGLFLSSVVVLLLWGWWELRTEQPLVDLRTTARRQVLVTNLASIAVGFAMFAMSLVLPQLLQLPAQTGYGLGKSMLIAGLVMAPSGLVMMATAPVSAAVSKARGPKVTLMIGALIVAAGYLLNIVLMSEVWHFVLVSCVIGAGIGFTYGSMPALIMAAVPASETAAANSLNTLMRSIGTSTASAIAGVILAQMTTDFGGYALPSQNGFKVVLAVGAGAALLAFAVASLIPRQQAEQVGAARAASEPAGAETAVKS, encoded by the coding sequence ATGTCCGACGCCCTCGCCCGTCCCGCCGAGGCGGCAGGCTCCTCCCCCACTGCCCGAAAGGCGTGGGAGGGGCCCCCATCGCCGAGGCCGAACGCCGTGGTGGCGGTGCTGGCCTTCGCCGGAATCGTCGTCGCGCTGATGCAGACGCTGGTCATCCCGATCGTCCCGGAGCTGCCGAAACTGCTCGACGCCCCCGCGTCGGACACCGCGTGGGCGGTCACGGCGACACTGCTCGCCGCGGCCGTGGCGACGCCGGTCGTCGGCCGGCTCGGTGACATGTTCGGCAAGCGGCGGATGCTGCTGGTCAGTGTCGTGATGCTGATAGCCGGTTCGGTGGTCTGCGCGCTGAGCGAGTCCCTGGTCCCGATGGTCGTCGGCCGGGTCCTGCAGGGCCTCGCCGCCGGCGTGATCCCGCTCGGCATCAGCATCATGCGGGACGAACTCCCCGCCGAACGGCTCGGCTCCGCCACCGCCATGATGAGCGCCTCCCTCGGCGTAGGCGGCGCCCTCGGACTGCCCACCGCCGCGCTCATCGCCGACAACTTCGACTGGCACACGCTGTTCTGGACGTCGGCCGCACTGGGCGTCGTAGCACTCGGCCTGGTGCTGATGCTCGTACCGGAGTCGAAGGTGCGCACCGGCGGACGGTTCGACCTGGTGGGCGGTCTCGGTATGGCCGCGGGCCTGGTCTGCCTGCTGCTGGCGATCTCCAAGGGCGCGGACTGGGGCTGGGGCAGCGCCACCACGATCGGACTGTTCCTGTCGTCCGTCGTCGTCCTGCTGCTGTGGGGCTGGTGGGAGCTGCGCACCGAGCAGCCGCTGGTCGACCTGCGCACCACCGCCCGCCGTCAGGTCCTGGTCACCAACCTCGCCTCGATCGCCGTCGGTTTCGCGATGTTCGCGATGTCCCTGGTCCTGCCGCAGCTGCTCCAGCTGCCCGCGCAGACCGGGTACGGCCTGGGCAAGTCCATGCTGATCGCCGGTCTGGTCATGGCACCGTCGGGCCTGGTCATGATGGCGACGGCGCCGGTCTCCGCCGCGGTTTCCAAGGCCCGCGGCCCGAAGGTCACGCTGATGATCGGCGCCCTGATCGTGGCCGCCGGCTACCTCCTCAACATCGTCCTGATGTCCGAGGTCTGGCACTTCGTCCTGGTGTCCTGCGTCATCGGCGCCGGTATCGGCTTCACCTACGGCTCGATGCCCGCGCTCATCATGGCTGCCGTGCCCGCGTCGGAGACGGCCGCGGCGAACAGCCTCAACACCCTGATGCGGTCCATCGGTACGTCGACGGCGAGCGCCATCGCCGGTGTGATCCTGGCCCAGATGACGACGGACTTCGGCGGCTACGCCCTCCCGTCCCAGAACGGCTTCAAGGTCGTCCTGGCCGTGGGCGCCGGGGCGGCGCTGCTGGCCTTCGCGGTGGCCTCGCTGATCCCGCGCCAGCAGGCGGAGCAGGTGGGGGCGGCGCGGGCGGCGTCGGAGCCGGCGGGCGCGGAGACGGCGGTGAAGTCGTAA